One genomic segment of Nocardia spumae includes these proteins:
- the argH gene encoding argininosuccinate lyase: MSHATNEGALWGGRFASGPAAAMAALSKSTHFDWALAPYDIRASKAHARVLHKAGLLSEADLTAMLAGLDQLAADVESGAFTPAESDEDVHGALERGLIDRVGAEVGGRLRAGRSRNDQVATLFRMWLRDGVRRIAFGVLEVVDALVDQAAAHPDAVMPGKTHLQAAQPVLLSHQLLAHAHPLLRDVDRLRDFDKRAAVSPYGSGALAGSSLGLDPEAIATDLDFDAAAANSIDATSARDFAAEAAFVLAMIAVDLSRMAEEIIIWSTPEFGYITLADAWSTGSSIMPQKKNPDVSELTRGKAGRLIGNLTGLLATLKAQPLAYNRDLQEDKEPLFDSVAQLELLLPAIAGLVATLTFHTDRMAELAPAGYTLATDIAEWLVRQGVPFRVAHEAAGACVRAAEARGVGLDELTDAEFAAVDPALTPRVREVLTVQGSIASRNSRGGTAGVRVAEQLTEVRDTAAAARTWLA, translated from the coding sequence ATGAGCCATGCCACCAACGAGGGCGCGCTGTGGGGTGGCCGATTCGCCTCCGGCCCCGCCGCGGCGATGGCGGCGCTGAGCAAATCGACCCATTTCGACTGGGCGCTGGCTCCCTACGATATTCGCGCGTCCAAGGCGCACGCCCGGGTGCTGCACAAGGCCGGTCTGCTGTCGGAGGCCGATCTGACCGCTATGCTCGCGGGCCTGGATCAGCTCGCCGCCGATGTGGAGTCCGGCGCGTTCACCCCCGCCGAATCCGATGAGGATGTGCACGGCGCGCTCGAACGCGGTCTGATCGACCGGGTCGGCGCCGAGGTCGGCGGCCGGCTGCGCGCCGGCCGCTCGCGCAACGATCAGGTGGCCACGCTGTTTCGCATGTGGCTGCGCGACGGCGTGCGCCGCATCGCCTTCGGTGTGCTCGAGGTCGTGGACGCGCTCGTCGACCAGGCCGCCGCGCACCCGGATGCGGTCATGCCGGGCAAGACCCATCTGCAGGCCGCGCAGCCGGTGCTGCTGTCGCATCAGTTGCTGGCGCACGCGCATCCGCTGCTGCGCGATGTCGATCGGCTGCGCGACTTCGACAAGCGGGCCGCCGTCTCTCCGTATGGTTCGGGCGCGCTGGCCGGATCGTCACTGGGCCTGGACCCCGAGGCCATCGCCACCGATCTGGACTTCGACGCGGCCGCGGCCAATTCGATCGATGCCACCTCCGCCCGCGACTTCGCCGCCGAGGCGGCCTTCGTACTGGCCATGATCGCGGTCGATCTCTCGCGGATGGCCGAGGAGATCATCATCTGGAGCACACCGGAATTCGGCTACATCACCCTCGCCGATGCCTGGTCCACCGGCTCGTCGATCATGCCGCAGAAGAAGAACCCCGACGTCTCGGAGCTGACCCGCGGTAAGGCCGGTCGCCTGATCGGCAATCTCACCGGTCTGCTCGCCACTCTCAAGGCGCAGCCGCTGGCCTACAACCGGGATCTGCAGGAGGACAAGGAACCGCTGTTCGATTCGGTGGCTCAGCTGGAATTGCTGCTGCCGGCGATCGCCGGACTGGTCGCGACCCTGACCTTCCACACCGACCGGATGGCCGAATTGGCTCCGGCCGGGTACACCCTGGCCACCGATATCGCGGAATGGCTGGTGCGCCAGGGCGTTCCGTTCCGGGTCGCGCACGAGGCGGCGGGTGCGTGCGTGCGGGCCGCCGAGGCCCGCGGGGTCGGGCTCGACGAGCTGACCGATGCGGAGTTCGCCGCCGTCGATCCGGCGCTGACCCCGCGGGTCCGCGAGGTGCTCACCGTGCAGGGCTCGATCGCCTCCCGTAACTCTCGCGGCGGTACCGCCGGGGTGCGGGTCGCCGAACAGCTGACCGAGGTCCGCGACACCGCCGCGGCGGCCCGGACCTGGCTGGCCTGA
- a CDS encoding class I SAM-dependent methyltransferase codes for MRTDDDSWDITESVGVTAIGVAAMRARETARPDALFRDPYAERLVAATGCGWRRVLNGELSSGDAGTDSLYRSLSAMLIARTVYFDNYFTDAAAAGIRQLVILASGLDARAYRIEWPSGSVVFELDQPKVLSFKQTVLADVAPRADRCAVAVDLRHDWPRALRDSGFDPARPTAWLAEGLLRYLPADAQDRLFADLAALSAPGSRMALNIGRGSRVDSPALRALRERRARMLAEVGIDMRLESLWYPWEGRTDPRDWFATHGWEVAVADPAAILSERGREQNDETRAELNRHILMTATLGDENR; via the coding sequence GTGCGCACCGACGACGACAGCTGGGACATCACCGAGAGCGTCGGTGTGACCGCGATCGGCGTGGCCGCGATGCGCGCCCGGGAGACCGCCCGCCCGGACGCGTTGTTCCGCGACCCCTACGCCGAACGGCTGGTGGCGGCGACCGGCTGCGGCTGGCGCCGGGTTCTGAACGGCGAGCTGAGCAGCGGCGATGCCGGCACCGACTCTCTCTATCGGTCGCTGAGCGCGATGCTCATCGCGCGCACCGTCTACTTCGACAACTACTTCACCGACGCCGCCGCGGCGGGCATCCGGCAGCTGGTGATCCTCGCCAGCGGGCTCGACGCCCGCGCGTACCGGATCGAATGGCCTTCCGGCAGTGTCGTTTTCGAGCTCGACCAGCCGAAGGTGCTGTCGTTCAAGCAGACCGTGCTCGCCGATGTCGCACCGCGGGCCGACCGGTGTGCGGTCGCTGTGGACCTGCGCCACGACTGGCCGCGGGCGCTGCGGGACAGCGGTTTCGATCCGGCGCGCCCGACGGCCTGGCTGGCGGAGGGTTTGCTGCGCTATCTGCCCGCCGACGCACAGGATCGGTTGTTCGCCGATCTCGCCGCGCTCAGCGCACCCGGCAGCCGGATGGCGCTGAACATCGGGCGCGGGAGCCGTGTGGATTCACCCGCCCTGCGGGCATTGCGCGAACGCCGCGCCCGGATGCTGGCCGAGGTGGGTATCGATATGAGACTCGAGAGCCTCTGGTATCCCTGGGAGGGCCGCACCGACCCGCGCGACTGGTTCGCCACGCACGGGTGGGAGGTCGCGGTCGCGGACCCGGCAGCCATCCTGTCCGAACGAGGACGCGAGCAGAACGACGAGACTCGCGCCGAATTGAACCGACACATTCTGATGACCGCGACACTAGGAGACGAGAACCGATGA